The DNA segment CATCCTCACTCAGAAACTCTCATGACAGTTCACCCACACCTCCCAGCTCCTCTCCTTGACAAAAATTCAGTTTGTGTGATCAACCAATGAAATCAGTGATGTGAAGTAGACCTGTGGTTTGAATCTCACACTGAGGAACCAGAAGAAACCTTAGATGTGGagtgagacacaaacacaggggGACAGCTAAGTACTATACTTAGTACTTGTggaatatttttgatattgttcTGTTAAATATTTTTGGATATGAGACCACacgatttgtttttgttcaatTCATTTGATCACATGCCAGTGTTAAAATGTCTAGTTATTGATGTAAGATGCATCAGTTACCAGTGTTCATGATCTGGAATTAATATTGTTGAAGAGGTGAGCACTGAAGAAGGCAAGCATGAACGCGGACTCAAGTTGTGAGCAATCAGGTAGTTGTGAGCAATCAGGGCTAAATTGTGTGGATTTTGATACTCAAGGATGGGAGGTTTAGGCTGGATCAGTAGTAGAATGAATGAAGTGCATTCCAAGCAGCACTAAGTGTGCAGCACTCTGTGCACTCCTCAGTGCAGTGCCATGCATTGCTCTCCAGGAACTGAGATTGTTTGCTTGACACTGTTCAGTCACtgtacaaatcaaatcaaatcaaatcaaattcaaattttatttgtcacgtacacagtcatacacagtacgatatgtagtgaaatgtttggacaactgctcgtgacctaaagaaaacaaaaaggaaaaggctatgaataagataggaaataaatatgaaaaattaaaaagggtaaatttaactaggaaggaataagataaaatatataaattaaagttgaaaataaaataactgtacaacaaaatacacaatatagaactatataagaatgtatgaagaaatataaatataaataaatatatacacaataacagcagctgtacaagtattaaccggaaatgaagaatgtagtgaccagtgttgtgcaatccacattatgtcttgtgcagtgcaaatatgcttaaagtgatttaagtgatgaagtgaaaacaaagtccagaatgtccagtgtgtgtaagaactgtatgtgtgggtcagtactgtgtggtgtgattgagagaccgtatcgcctgcgggaagaagctcctcctcagtctctctgtgttggtcttcagggagcggaatcgctttcctgacctcaacagagagaacagtcgttgttgggatggctgaggtccttcacgatcttcctggccttggtccagcaccgcctgctgtagattgagtgcaggtcagggagctcggagtggatggtgcgctcagctgaccgcacaaccctctgtagagctcgtctgtcctgcatggtgctgttcccgaaccaggttaagatgtttcccgtcaggatgctctctatggtgcacgagtaaaagttcctgagcaccttggagggcagttggaagtctctcaagcgtctgaggtggtagagacgctgacgggcctttttcaccacggtgttgatgtgacaggaccatgacaggtcctgcgtgatgtgaactccgaggtatttgaagctgtccactctctccactgggcactcgttgatgacaggggtctggtagttcctctcctgcttagtgctgaagtccactatcagctcctttgtcttactgacgtttagaaggaggttgttcctctggcaccagttctccagattcctaatctccttcaggtaggctgtctcgttgttatcagagatcaggcccaccacgacggtgtcgtcagcaaacttgatgatggtggtggagctggtagtggccacacagtcatatgtgtacaaagagtacagcagggggctcagaacacacccctgggggggctccagtgctgagagtggtggaggctgagataTGTCcacccatccttactgcctgtggtctgccagttaggaagttggagatccactgacacatagatgagctgagtcccagatgctccagcttggtggtgagtgtggagggaattatggtgttaaatgcagagctgtagtctatgaagagcatccgggatgggcgtgaggttctgggggtgctccgtctctgggcgggggcccgggccgggcctcgggggctcgggtcctggttggtgtgttgccggggttgtgggcgggtgggtgcatgggggcccggccctggagcagggtgccgccggtgcatcgagccgcctggggggctcttcaactggtgggggggatggtcacatctggcaggagctttcttctctcaggaactctctgcaggagggggagatacaggagaggtggaggaagatctcagcctgggcgtttaccgtcttatgtagtctggaagatgtgtggttggtggggtgggtgcagttttctctgtggtggggttgggtggactgtccagggctctgtggagccggggggcgctactgcactgggccccggtctgatgggcctgggccccccttccctggcgggtcgcggagggtgggagtgcctactggggtcagcgggggagctggccccagggaggggttacctgcccctcccttccttccctccccatctccagctgcctccctcttcccgctcctccacaaccacccacacatgcagggccttggagtgggggtatgtcaccagggtgcagaggaggctacccccccccctgtccccttctggctgcctctgcctcaattttatcccacaacttagacattcacattattcacactctcattacacatacatataggatcttgggggtgggcacaatcacggagtccaaatcaccatcagggtgtatacctcacccctgacgtcgttgcccacctctcaattttaaatacacttagtcattgagggctagcaggagggaccatgcgcttacctgctgctccttggcaggtagctccatgccctcctgggttttaattgcaccttagaacacatatgcatcaacactacaatgagcgggtggagggaggtttggagtcttctcccacccccattctctgcggcctgctggagcgggggggctagtaggaggagttggccgtccgactgcggtctggggtgtggggcctccctgctgctgcggagtcggggtggtctgcctctccccaccgcagggaaaagggtaacaccacctgggtctgggtgcaattcccccctccaggggcaagggtacctagacccggtttgtagagtacgcttggggagtgtgattgtgtgtacagcgtctctttatgtctgtctccacgttggttgagtgtggagtgagtgcatatgagagcatgagggtgggaatggatgtttgtgtctgtgtgtgcctgtatgtctgtgtctatatgtcaggttgggtatcagacgccacctctctggggacacctcaggccctccaaggtttggaggcctatctccacccaccaccacttcccctgccggtggcggactccctcaggtgtcggtgtgttggtggttctttgtgtctgggggtgggcgtccgggtacacaccggctcactccttggcggccgcttgtcggggcctggggcctggggctcgctcgggcccctttggaggtggggtgcccccggcctctcggcctagggctcggtcactcaggcgcagctgggggccggcggagctcacgggcgcgtcactgcaaccccccctggcttctgctccgcggctgctgagtgagccctcatctgggactctcctcagctcttactggaacagtggcgcggctgcccctctgttggtcttccatggtctcttgtgttctgggggcctctggatgtctggagttttgatctcctccatacccgcttcacaccctggaggatggggctgtggcccccccacactccctagcagatcattacatggagaaacctttggaatgcaagcatgctgatccacacaggtatgcacacatgggtattcacagacgcggactaaagctttcttggctgctgcctcaaagcacactgtgcgctgtctatcttgcgtgctgcacaatatcgtttattacttagtaaatactgatatctatgactagctagtttattgtgatggtgctttgttttctctattattatgttgctctttgttgtttgctgtctcctctgtttgtttgtttgtttgtttgtttgttttttctccatacaggtgacccaggagtttttttttttttttttgtctctcttccccccccttctcaccgtctcttctccccttgggttttctttctttctctccccctctctctctcattcattccccctgtcctatttattaaaaaaaaaaaaaaaaaaaaaatgacaaaggatgaactgaagctctgccatcacgtaatgtcgcatactgctgtttctgatgtcatttaaaaaaaaaaaaaaaaaaaaaaaaaaaaaaaaaaaaaaaaaaaaaaaaaaaaaaagaagagcattttaacataattcccccttctagcgtccaagtgagtgagtgatgtgtggaggagatgagagatggcatcgtctgtggaacgatttggacggtaagcgaactgtagtgggtccagtgtgtctggtagtgaagaaatgatgaagtctctgaccaggcgttcaaagcacttcatcactactgaggtgagggctacagggcgatagtcattgagagaagcagggtggggtttcttcgggacaggaacaatgatggactctttgaagcatgtggggatcaccgactgagataaagagatgttgaatatctccgtgaacacaggagctagctggtatgcgcagtctcttaggatacgacctgggatgccgtctggtcctgttgctttcctggtgttcactctcttgaaggctctccttacttcatgctcggagatgacgagcacgtttccggtgctggcagtatcttcctgtctgcagccgttagcgccgctagcactagcattgttggagtccttagctgcagcctcgaagcgagcatagaaagtgttcagctcgtctgccagagtcacggccgcgttcgtcataccggttgttggtgctttatagtccgttattgtccttagtccccgccacaggctcctagagtcactctgttggagttgtgactctagtttcctcccgtagcgctgctttgcctctttcaccgccctccgcacgttatatgacgcggctttgtacgggtccatgtcccccgtcgtgagtcccgtgttgtaggcagcggtgcgggatctcagagcttcgcggatggttttatccacccacggcttctggttgggaaacgttgtgatagtctttgtctccacggtatcatccgctagtttcccgatgaatcccacaaccgcttccgtaaacacgttgacatcatcatcggagctgttcctgaacatgccccagtctgcgtcatcgagtgcgtcctgtaacgcggccaccgattgatccgtccagcgcgcgaccttcctctgaaccggaacttcctgtttcagcctttgtttgcattttggcatgaggaagatggcggcgtgatcagatttgccaaacggagggcgggattgtgccttgtagccgtccttgaccgtagtgtagcagtggtccagtgtcctttcacctctggtggggcaggtgatgtgttgataaaagttcggcgctgcgcgtttgaggttggcgctattaaagtcccccgtcacaataagcgccgcgtcccggtgttgtgtctggtgctgtgtgagtgcctcatgcagctcgcataaggcggtgaccgtgtccgcttgtggtggaatataaacggcacttataatgaccgatgtaaattcccgaggtagataaaaaggacgacacatgatggacagtagttccagatttggtgtgcaggagcgtgtgagaggaacaacgttcgcactgttgcaccagttgttgttcaccattaaacacacgccgcctctccttgacttccccgagtcccgtgtcctgtccatgcggtgaaccgagaagaactcggccggctggatggcgtggtccggcaccgctgggctcagccatgtctcggtgaagcagaggagattgcagtcccgaatgtctctctggaactttaccctggccctgaggtcgtcaagcttgttctccagtgactggacgttggcgagcaggatgctaggcagaggtgtgcggtgtgcacaagctctcagcctgttcctgacgccggctcgcttccctctaggccgccgccgccgcttccctttgttctccctcaagatctcactcggccagctcgggtccggagttaaaaacttcgaattgtgagtacattgtataccaatagaaacaagagtgtcactgtcatacctaatgtacccaatggagatgattttgccgatttagaaacgctgaaaactaacttaaaaaacaaagacaaagaaaaagtggtcggagcagtcgtgaccGGCACCATCTTTTATCTTTGCATGATTCTATGCATGATTgtgaaacaacaaataaaaggtTGACTGCACAAGAACTGAAGGGTGAGAGTCCTGAGGTTAAAGTGTTAGTGCAACCTGTGACAAGTAAGAAGGGACAAGTGACAGCTGGGACTGAATGGACCAATGAGACCatgtaacacaaacaaaaagtcaCCTCACCCATCTCAGAAGTGTACcgtccacttctttagttgaGCAGAATAAAAGAAATTTGGCTAATTAGGCAGAGAAAAGACTCTAAATATGATTAAGGTTTCTTTTGCCCAATGTGCAGAGACTTTGAAAATGTTCTAATTAACAACTTTGAGAGCCTCATGAAGTGAAAGGCATCTGGCATCTTCTGGCATCTCtgtaacggtgtgttcacaccgaacgcgatggacgcgaataaaacgccccaaacgcccctaatttgacgcgtgcacattcgcgtctcaacgcgtgtccaagaaaaatccacattcctcccaccggaaatgtgggaggaatgtgggagggagttgtgccagaccggtatctttgcaagatggcagctatcgagctagcgcttgaagagagagtctcccttctctatgtactgtggagagcagagcagcagcgtaaaagacgtcctcgccgtacctgggtccatcaggtcctccagaggcatgagcagtttggtgagtttcaccacttgctccaggagctgcgcctggatgacagccgattccagcgctatcaccgtcggccagtttgaggacctgctttccctcgtcggtcccagcatcgcccgcctagacaccaactacagacgctcaatcccacctgcagagcgcctgtctgtctgcctgaggttagtaaaactatttaatacggtagtcctttattgatatctgtgctaatatgctaatccatccagttatacactgctaacatggatgtgctatgctaacagtgaatgctgtcggtgtttactgaaagcaaactgtggtacagagacgactgtttataatatttctagtgatactcagaagctctcatcaagccccgatttaattcgatttatgctgttatcagtgtttgcaatgatagcatggctgtggtgtcacatcaatgtatgcgctcggtgtttgctgatatcaaactgtagcattaggaccactgagttaacctttgtagtgatactcactcctttttatttagacctggtttaattctgggatagttgaatatttgtatataatccctgcagctgtcagactctatagcaggggtcacagcctttattaaaacagagttagataaaactgtgaacagtttggttcatctctagttacatggttctatcttgataagctgtcttatcacagattaatttttcaaaaatattaatgatttaagcaaggaaagggctacatgtcaacacacaactctttatttctattaatgtcttacttcattcctacctgattgacatgtttaggaattatgagtgattggctcactgtagttgtgaaagttgctaccaatcaaattatgatatgttaaagttaaaacaaaacacaactgttttagatattatctaatatacattttgtaattatccttataattacaaaatgttttatgtaagatttaagttttgtgatttatatctgacatcacaaaagtattttggaatttgaataatgtattttgtaactgcagtacacataatactgattttgaacaattttgtccaggttccttgtcaccggggactccttcaggaccatcgcgttcagtttcagagtcggtgtgtccacggtgagccagatcaccccccaggcagcgacgtccatctgggactgtctagtggacgacttcatggctgtgccttcacctggagactggcggtccatcacagagggattccaggagcgctggaactttcctctgtgctgtgcagctctggatgggaagcacttccagacaaaggcaccccatatatcatataggagacacacacattgatatacactaaatattcatttcatttcttttttgtggtgcccaaatttatgcacctgcttgattttgtttaaacaattattgcacactttctgtaaatccagtaaacttcttttcacttctcaaatatcactgtgtgtgtctcctgtatgatatttaactgacattttttattgtaacaaccaacgatttatacaggaaaataatgtctattaacaaggttgcccaaacttctgcatcccactgtatcagtatattttgtcattagtataatatgaaataaattctacatgtgtcaagttgtgtgccaacatttgctgtgtagtagaactgagacattagtcattataaacatttatttgaaataatattaaaagtctcaaacagaaaaacattaaacataaatatataaaatataagaatttacagagagacaggaataaaaaggaccagctgctctccagagcaggaacaaggctgaggaggaaatgctccattggagactggtgtggcctcttcagggactccaggatggccagctccaccgccgatggaccgtcctgggacccgtccctcatctgcctcggagccgtcctcctctgtgggcctgtaaaacagcacaaaacacaaagaaatgagaaggctgctactagattttaatttcaacattgaaaaaaaaaaaaaaaacaataacaggatataatcagattggttgtagatatttagtaaaagggaatcccaccgactaaaaaggtatcagtgcttgctgtacatatctgtgggtgcagcagcaggagctcagggactggggatgctctgctgcagaatcagttggttctatcaatacagtattaaatgttaacaggttggatataataatcgtagagtagacagtggtccctcatttattgcagcaggggttctcagaataactagcccctggtcacagttctcacaattgattctcaaagtgcaaacctttgtagattgcaaaacgtaaaagtattattatgccgcggtttgtcttcatctgcccgccactttcgtgcgcctttttccctcacggtgcaggtgtctatttccgaatgaggctcatagttatgggtgtttttgtgctgttttttctattggacgcgatggttatcaaaaccaaacgtgataaatttggcaagcgcaggagatttgtcaatcaggctgcagaatgcaatgctgtactgtgcaataaaaaatcagcgaaaaagcaaagcagtgacggatgaacagcgggaccactgtgtgctgtttattaataaacaataaaatatattcctaaatgacaacatgcataaaagcagaacggtatttgtacgtcagtgggaaaatagcggtggcttgctagcttttgtgcggcttcccgggtcagtgaaaactttcaaaagagaaatgaatgaacttaccaggttgcccgatctcttcacatatcttcctccaagctcggtcctttttattcctgtctcggtactgaaagcagctggtgttgtacagctccgagttgtttgctaccgcattgattagccttcccctccattgaagtatgaaaggctttggctggatctgcccctttgacctaggtaacagccacgtcaccaggctcctgattggttgtcgcggcgcgatttgacgctggagttcagatttttccaactcgagcggtagacgcgaaacgcgcgtatgcacaaaatgcaacacaaaaactcacgcgcgtggttttattcgcgagtcaaacgcgccagacgcgctacactgacgcgcgtttcacgcgttttggcgttttcgcgacgcaaatctgcttccgaattttcgcgggacccgcaatcgcgcgtcatcgcgcctttccattgactttacatgtaaacctgacgctctattcgcgtccatcgcgttcggtgtgaacacaccgtaaagCTGGCTATGAATACATTCTTGTGTGTTATGTAACGGGGAGAAAGAATAGCTGAAATCCCCCTGACTGCTCCATCACAGCTGAGCTTGACACTCAGCCTTATGTGTTAACAATGTGTTGATGGTCAGAGTGGTAAACCAGAAGAGGTAAGTAGATCaaatttaatattaataaaagataAAGATATAAGTCTGATCAATAGATTAGCAGAGACATGTAGTCTGAGTAGTGAGAATGTTTATTCTAATGTTTagattttgtgtgtgtagaCATAAATGATCAATCATCAACCTTTTttatggggtggctgtagctcaggtggcagagcaggtgcagagcagccactaatcagaaggtcggtggttcgatcccaggctgcttcctggctgcatgccaaatatccttgggcaagatactaaccccatgtttgcctactggtggtggtcagagggcccggtggcgccagtgtccagcagcctcgcctctgtcagtgcgccccagggtggctgtggctacaacgtcgcttgccatcgccagtgtgtgaatgactgaatgtagtgtaaagcgctttggggtccttagggactagaaaagcgctatacaaatacaggccatttaccattttttattGTCTGAGTTTGAGAAGATAACGATGGGCGTCTCTAACTCGTCATTGTACTTTTGAACAACAATAAAATTCTGATTCATGTGTGAATTTACTGGATAGTTAAATATGCTCAATAATGATCAGAACATTATCTTTAAACACAtataatgtgaatgtctctctctgtgtgtgtgtgtgtgtgtgtgtgtgtgtgtgtgtgtgtgtgtgtgtgtgtgtgtgtgtgtgataacaGACCATATTATTGTGGCtgtaaaaacagtgatgtcatatCCAGTATCCGTTAatcaaacattaacatttcaaACCAACGAGCAGCTcatcataaaaacacatttttgtttttctcgtttaaatatttattattactcaTTAATAAGACAAAAGTATTTCTTATTTGATTTATCAATTAAATAACTGATAGAATATTTGACTAATAAAATAATTGATTACTGCAGCGCCAGTTATTATTTTCACATACAAGGTTTATAATTTGTTAATGTCcactttctcctcttcctctgataTCAGTCCCCTGTTACATGCACAGGTAGACAGACTGTGTTACTTTGTATCTCTCTGCGTGCACCTGAGCGCCAGGTAAGCTAAACTACTGCTGCATTTAAAGTCCATCAGGTGATAAATGTGTAATGTGTGATAAATGATCGATTATTGATCAGAGGTTTGACAAACTGACCTCATGTTGGAGCACACAGAGACCTCCTCCTCCTTAGACACAGCAAACTGATGACTGAACACGAAGAGTTCGTGGACCGATCTGTGAAGCTCTCACCTTTGTCACACAAAccacacacacttctcgtggTGCCTTCAGGGCCTCGCTGAAAACAGGTAAAAGGCTGATGGCTCAGATCGCTcatcctctcctgtcctctcgAGAACTTAATGGCCATAAATATAAACTATGTTAGGAGACGGAAGGCGCATATTTCAGAAAGGAGGAAAGCTTTCTGACGAGAAGGCTGGGCTTTCTGTTTTATATGAGAGGTACATGAAGGCACCACAAGGGGACGTTAGGTTTCGTTTCTGCATCTCAGCTGAGAGCGTCTCCAAAGATCACTGATCAGCCATTGATCTGTAAATGATTGATCTGAGGTCAGCGTTTCTCACTGAACGACCACTCAGTGACCGATCAGTCGGCGCATAATCGTTTCTTCATCGGTGTGTActcagtggcgtgtctagaaaatttttgttgggggggccaggtaggggcacagatttggagaagggtggcagatgtaattggcagataatgttaaaaaaaattctaccaaccattaaccataattcaataagcctataaacctaataactaaatgcacttttaactcttattagaatgagattttaaccactacggtgcaaagtttttagatactgcgttgataaagtacaagagatacaatcagtgctttgtcagtgtttactcagcattcaaggacatcaatatttgcatagtatttttactgacatgtagtgcacatatgttttgggcaaaaacatttttgaatattaaaatacgaacatttgtaacaaacaattgacaaattagccagttccaatgtaaaactttatctgcctgttaaaaaaagaagataatcttctcacaaactggtgtttgattttgaaacaggaaaaaagtggggaaacaactgaaaagactaacatttgaataaaacctgaaagcaagtaaatactttctatgctgccttatggtaaactttggtaatattgatgtatgaagaacaacactggctgatgatgaaatacagtcagctggcatggtgacactgccagtataacctgcagggctggactgggacagaaaatcgggcattttgactacagaccggcccaccaggtattaaagccataaagcctttgaatgaaaacaaaccctgttgtgacagtgatgtacagtcttgttggtatatgtatgatttctatacattttacgtcagataaaaactttggttgtaagatttagataattatttaataaaagctaggtattttaaatgagaataagaaagaaaagtatttctttgtgcctttccctgttaatgccctacctgccccctggcaaaactttcctagacccgcccctgcacagttaccagctgtcagctacataaaaaaggatcctggggttatttgtctctcagaaacagttgataacttcaactcattcatgtcacctaaaaggtaaacctgtttctccatcacctgttcagctctgatggttcagtaaggacatctcctggtttcatcttcatgtttccctctcaccacatatctaaacagacatcatgaccagcagctttacagctgtggctccagcaaacatcagctgatactagaaattaatattaaataaattctaacaacagctgatcaagcttaaacgtgctgctgttgtttagcgcgacatctgctggtttcctctttctggcacaaagtgggcgataaacaaacaagagagaaaag comes from the Maylandia zebra isolate NMK-2024a unplaced genomic scaffold, Mzebra_GT3a scaffold02, whole genome shotgun sequence genome and includes:
- the LOC143415671 gene encoding uncharacterized protein LOC143415671, which gives rise to MYCGEQSSSVKDVLAVPGSIRSSRGMSSLVSFTTCSRSCAWMTADSSAITVGQFEDLLSLVGPSIARLDTNYRRSIPPAERLSVCLRFLVTGDSFRTIAFSFRVGVSTVSQITPQAATSIWDCLVDDFMAVPSPGDWRSITEGFQERWNFPLCCAALDGKHFQTKAPHISYRRHTH